A genomic window from Rhodospirillaceae bacterium includes:
- a CDS encoding ABC transporter permease, translating into MPPNISNPAVVESDVEVPPEKKLRRRVLIDFVRKQPLGATGAATIIIMMLMAVFADFITVYDPEAAKFEDMLTAPGDQYLLGSDQFGRDILTRIIYGARTALFIGLTAGFLGASIGLVLGVTSAYFGGRFDLIFQRVMDVMLAFPLIILALAIVSILGTGIQNVILAIVIVKIALCARVVRSNALAIRELPYVDAARVLGFDHARIILRHMVPNVMAPFLIILTYYIGDAILLEATLSFLGLGLQEPTPSWGLMLQGGAEEYAESAPWMPIWPGVAISLAVFGFNLFGDALRDILDPKMRIR; encoded by the coding sequence ATGCCCCCTAATATTAGCAATCCAGCTGTCGTCGAGTCCGACGTCGAGGTGCCGCCAGAGAAAAAATTACGCCGCAGGGTGTTAATCGACTTCGTCCGCAAACAACCGCTCGGCGCGACAGGCGCTGCCACCATCATCATCATGATGCTGATGGCTGTTTTTGCTGATTTCATCACCGTTTATGATCCCGAGGCAGCCAAATTTGAAGACATGTTAACCGCACCAGGGGATCAGTACCTCCTTGGCTCTGATCAATTCGGGCGCGATATATTGACCCGTATCATCTACGGTGCAAGGACGGCACTGTTCATTGGTCTGACGGCAGGCTTCCTAGGGGCTTCAATAGGCCTCGTGCTGGGGGTTACCAGCGCCTACTTCGGGGGTAGGTTCGATCTGATCTTCCAACGCGTCATGGACGTGATGCTGGCTTTCCCGCTGATCATTCTTGCCTTGGCCATTGTATCGATACTGGGTACCGGCATTCAGAACGTGATCCTTGCTATTGTCATCGTCAAGATAGCTCTCTGCGCACGGGTCGTGCGTTCCAACGCGCTTGCCATTCGCGAATTGCCATATGTGGATGCGGCCCGCGTACTCGGTTTCGACCACGCGCGGATTATTCTCCGCCATATGGTGCCTAATGTGATGGCACCGTTTCTTATCATATTGACGTACTATATCGGCGACGCAATCCTCTTAGAGGCGACCTTAAGCTTTCTCGGTTTAGGGTTGCAGGAGCCGACACCATCTTGGGGGCTGATGCTGCAGGGCGGTGCTGAGGAATATGCCGAAAGCGCACCTTGGATGCCAATTTGGCCAGGTGTGGCCATCAGCCTTGCGGTTTTCGGTTTCAATCTATTTGGCGACGCCTTGCGCGACATCCTGGATCCGAAGATGCGCATCCGCTAG
- a CDS encoding cold-shock protein: MSTGTVKWFNPTKGYGFIEPEDGGKDVFVHISAVERAGLSSLREGQKIEFEVVAGQNGKSSAENIVAND, from the coding sequence ATGAGTACAGGTACTGTTAAATGGTTCAACCCCACAAAGGGGTATGGTTTCATTGAGCCCGAGGATGGTGGCAAAGACGTTTTTGTCCACATTTCTGCTGTTGAACGCGCTGGCCTGTCTTCACTCCGTGAAGGCCAGAAGATCGAGTTCGAAGTCGTTGCCGGTCAAAACGGTAAGTCTTCGGCCGAAAATATCGTTGCCAACGATTAA
- a CDS encoding SDR family oxidoreductase, whose translation MDLGLKDKVAIVSGGNKGLGAAAAVRLAAEGAKVFLTARNEDDLNSVKAEIEADDGTAAIFAIDITEDAAGDKIVAAALDQFGQVDIVVNAAGAARGGEFLSVEDEVWRTAFELKFLGAVKLSRAVIPHMQERKYGRIVNVIGMFGREPAKQALPASAVNAAFMAINKGLSQQYGGDGIFVNAVDPGPTRSARIMTLFADMAKANNTTPEELENGFRQQIPLGRLGEVDEVARVITFLASDASGNVNGTVLAVDGGMSKGLF comes from the coding sequence ATGGATCTCGGATTAAAGGACAAAGTCGCCATTGTTTCTGGTGGAAACAAAGGACTTGGTGCGGCAGCTGCCGTGCGGTTGGCGGCAGAGGGAGCGAAAGTATTCCTGACCGCACGCAACGAAGATGATCTAAACTCGGTCAAGGCGGAAATTGAAGCAGACGATGGCACGGCGGCGATTTTCGCCATCGACATCACCGAAGACGCTGCCGGCGATAAGATCGTTGCCGCGGCCCTAGACCAGTTCGGACAGGTCGATATCGTCGTTAACGCCGCTGGGGCTGCACGAGGCGGTGAGTTTCTCAGCGTTGAAGACGAAGTTTGGCGCACCGCCTTCGAACTTAAATTCTTAGGTGCGGTTAAATTGTCCCGCGCCGTAATCCCGCATATGCAGGAACGCAAATACGGTCGCATCGTAAACGTGATCGGCATGTTTGGTCGTGAGCCCGCGAAACAAGCCCTGCCCGCTTCTGCTGTCAACGCGGCTTTCATGGCAATCAACAAAGGTTTGTCGCAGCAATACGGCGGCGATGGCATCTTTGTGAATGCGGTCGACCCCGGCCCAACCCGAAGTGCGCGCATCATGACTTTGTTCGCCGACATGGCCAAAGCCAACAACACCACGCCAGAAGAACTGGAAAACGGCTTTCGCCAGCAAATCCCGCTTGGTCGTTTGGGCGAAGTCGATGAAGTCGCCCGGGTCATCACCTTCCTGGCGTCCGATGCGTCAGGTAATGTGAACGGGACTGTACTGGCCGTCGATGGCGGGATGAGTAAGGGGTTGTTTTAG